In the genome of Corythoichthys intestinalis isolate RoL2023-P3 chromosome 19, ASM3026506v1, whole genome shotgun sequence, one region contains:
- the hadhb gene encoding trifunctional enzyme subunit beta, mitochondrial produces the protein MASMLLKSVRNSSVSPSWALQFATRSLSTTTQLQAQAQTKSKKTLARPGVKNIVLVEGVRTPFLMSGTTYADLMPHDLARAALQGLLHKTGLPKDAVDYIIYGTVIQEVKTSNVAREAALGAGFSDKIPAHTVTMACISSNQAMTSAVGLIAAGQCDAVVAGGVEFMSDVPIRHSRKMRKTMLSLNKAKTLGQRLSLIGSIRLAHLSPELPAVAEFSTAETMGHSADRLAAAFGVSRAEQDEFALRSHTFAQKAQDAGLLKDVISFKVPGRDIVSKDNGIRPSSKEQMAKLKPAFVKPHGTVTAANSSFLTDGASAVLIMSEEKALAMGYKPKAYLRDFVYVSQDPKDQLLLGPTYATPKALERSGLTMNDIDVFEFHEAFAGQIMANLKAMDSDWFAQTYMGRKSKVGTPSMEKFNIWGGSLSLGHPFGATGCRLVTTVAHRLQKEGGQYGLVAACAAGGQGHAMVIEAYPQ, from the exons ATGGCCTCCATGCTGCTGAAGTCAGTTCGTAACTCCTCTGTCAGTCCCTCATGGGCTCTGCAGTTCG CCACACGATCCCTTAGCACGACGACTCAGCTGCAGGCTCAAG ctCAGACAAAAAGCAAGAAGACACTGGCTCGTCCTGGTGTGAAGAACATAGTACTGGTCGAAGGAGTACGAACCCCGTTCTTAATGTCGGGGACTAC CTATGCTGACCTGATGCCTCACGATTTAGCCAGAGCAGCTTTACA aGGTCTTCTACACAAAACAGGCCTACCCAAAGATGCTGTGGACTATATCATCTATGGAACAGTCATTCAGGAAGTAAAGACAAGCAATGTAGCAAGagag GCGGCACTGGGTGCAGGCTTCTCTGATAAGATCCCTGCTCACACAGTCACCATGGCATGCATCTCCTCCAACCAGGCCATGACCTCAG CTGTTGGCCTAATTGCTGCGGGCCAATGTGACGCCGTGGTGGCAGGCGGGGTCGAGTTCATGTCTGACGTTCCTATTCGTCACAGCCGCAAGATGAGGAAGACGATGCTTTCGCTCAACAAGGCAAAGACCCTTGGCCAGAGGCTCAGTTTGATTGGCAGCATTCGGTTGGCACACCTGTCACCAGAA CTTCCGGCTGTAGCTGAATTCTCAACAGCTGAAACAATGGGCCACAGTGCTGACCGCCTGGCTGCAGCATTTGGAGTatccagagcagagcaggatgaGTTTGCACTACGATCGCACACTTTTGCCCAAAAGGCTCAGGATGCAGGATTGCTGAAGGATGTCATCTCCTTTAAAGTGCCAG GTCGAGATATTGTTTCCAAGGACAACGGCATCCGTCCATCCTCCAAGGAACAGATGGCCAAACTGAAGCCAGCCTTTGTGAAACCTCACGGCACCGTCACTGCCGCTAACTCTTCCTTTTTG ACTGATGGTGCCTCTGCTGTGCTCATTATGTCTGAAGAGAAAGCTCTGGCAATGGGCTACAAGCCTAAAGCGTATCTGAG AGACTTTGTTTACGTGTCTCAGGATCCTAAAGATCAACTTCTTCTTGG ACCAACGTATGCTACACCTAAAGCCTTAGAACGCTccggtctgacaatgaatgacattGATGTGTTTGAGTTCCATGAGGCATTCGCA GGTCAGATTATGGCAAATCTGAAGGCTATGGACTCTGATTGGTTTGCCCAGACTTATATGGGCAGAAAATCTAAG GTGGGCACTCCTTCCATGGAGAAGTTCAATATCTGGGGAGGATCTCTGTCCTTGGGTCATCCATTTGGTGCTACAGGTTGCAGACTGGTCACCACAGTTGCACACAGATTGCAGAAAGAAGGAGGACAATATGGACTCGTGGCCGCATGTGCTGCTGGAGGACAG GGTCATGCCATGGTGATTGAAGCCTACCCCCAGTAA
- the LOC130907687 gene encoding gastrula zinc finger protein XlCGF17.1-like isoform X1, with protein sequence MDLRLRQDLNVTQAHPPEHQESECIKKQEESPYIKDEQESVPIQGFGNYLDLEWQESPGVKEEVEHWHMKEEEPEHLRQQKREVQLPIKKEEVELPYVKEEDDITRSTGEPLKSEDGPTESSRETEAIGASSDRNGATSLSTYKDDGHKRSHSDDKLCKCSQCGKTFANNYTCRLHMRRHTGEKPFVCSVCGQKFTWKTSLIRHTRIHTGEKPISCSVCGKRFAWTADLTKHTSTHTGVKPFSCSVCGQGFNRKQNLIVHTRTHTGEKPFSCSVCGQGFTLKQNLIVHTRTHIGEKPFSCSVCGKRFVSSGDLTRHTRTHTGEKPFSCPVCGKGFAQMQNVNEHTRTHTGEKPFSCLVCGQGFTRKQNMQRHIRTHTGI encoded by the exons ATGGATTTAAGGCTTCGCCAAG atCTAAATGTCACCCAAGCCCATCCTCCTGAGCACCAGGAGTCAGAATGCATTAAGAAGCAGGAGGAGTCACCATACATCAAGGATGAGCAAGAGTCCGTACCCATTCAAG gtttcGGCAACTATCTTGATCTTGAGTGGCAGGAGTCTCCTGGCGTTAAAGAGGAAGTCGAGCACTGGCATATGAAAGAGGAAGAGCCAGAGCACCTTCGACAGCAAAAGAGAGAAGTGCAACTTCCAATAAAAAAGGAGGAGGTAGAGCTGCCATACGTTAAAGAGGAGGACGATATCACCAGGTCgactggtgagcccttgaagagTGAAGATGGTCCGACTGAGTCCAGCAGGGAGACTGAGGCCATCGGAGCATCATCAGATAGAAATGGCGCCACGTCACTCTCAACTTACAAAGATGATGGTCATAAAAGATCTCACAGTGACGACAAACtctgcaaatgctctcagtgtgggaaaacctttgctaATAACTACACTTGTCGTCTGCATATGAGGaggcacactggcgaaaaaccttttgtctgctcagtttgtggtcaaaaattcacTTGGAAGACCAGCTTAATCAgacacacaagaatccacactggcgaaaaacctattTCCTGCTCTGTTTGTGGAAAACGATTTGCTTGGACGGCAGACTTAACTAAACACACAAGCACCCATACTGGtgtaaaacctttttcctgctcagtttgtggccaaGGGTTCAATCGAAAGCAAAACTTAATAGTACACACAAGAactcacactggtgaaaaacccttttcctgctcagtttgtggtcaagggttCACTCTAAAGCAAAACTTAatagtacacacaagaacccacattggtgaaaaacctttttcctgctcagtttgtggaaaaagatTTGTTAGTTCGGGAGACTTAAcaagacacacaagaacccatactggtgaaaaacctttttcttgcCCAGTTTGTGGTAAAGGTTTTGCTCAAATGCAAAACGTAAacgaacacacaagaacccacactggtgaaaaacctttttcctgcttagtttgtggtcaagggttCACTCGAAAGCAAAACATGCAAAGacacataagaacccacactggaatataa
- the LOC130907687 gene encoding gastrula zinc finger protein XlCGF17.1-like isoform X3 — protein sequence MDLRLRQGFGNYLDLEWQESPGVKEEVEHWHMKEEEPEHLRQQKREVQLPIKKEEVELPYVKEEDDITRSTGEPLKSEDGPTESSRETEAIGASSDRNGATSLSTYKDDGHKRSHSDDKLCKCSQCGKTFANNYTCRLHMRRHTGEKPFVCSVCGQKFTWKTSLIRHTRIHTGEKPISCSVCGKRFAWTADLTKHTSTHTGVKPFSCSVCGQGFNRKQNLIVHTRTHTGEKPFSCSVCGQGFTLKQNLIVHTRTHIGEKPFSCSVCGKRFVSSGDLTRHTRTHTGEKPFSCPVCGKGFAQMQNVNEHTRTHTGEKPFSCLVCGQGFTRKQNMQRHIRTHTGI from the exons ATGGATTTAAGGCTTCGCCAAG gtttcGGCAACTATCTTGATCTTGAGTGGCAGGAGTCTCCTGGCGTTAAAGAGGAAGTCGAGCACTGGCATATGAAAGAGGAAGAGCCAGAGCACCTTCGACAGCAAAAGAGAGAAGTGCAACTTCCAATAAAAAAGGAGGAGGTAGAGCTGCCATACGTTAAAGAGGAGGACGATATCACCAGGTCgactggtgagcccttgaagagTGAAGATGGTCCGACTGAGTCCAGCAGGGAGACTGAGGCCATCGGAGCATCATCAGATAGAAATGGCGCCACGTCACTCTCAACTTACAAAGATGATGGTCATAAAAGATCTCACAGTGACGACAAACtctgcaaatgctctcagtgtgggaaaacctttgctaATAACTACACTTGTCGTCTGCATATGAGGaggcacactggcgaaaaaccttttgtctgctcagtttgtggtcaaaaattcacTTGGAAGACCAGCTTAATCAgacacacaagaatccacactggcgaaaaacctattTCCTGCTCTGTTTGTGGAAAACGATTTGCTTGGACGGCAGACTTAACTAAACACACAAGCACCCATACTGGtgtaaaacctttttcctgctcagtttgtggccaaGGGTTCAATCGAAAGCAAAACTTAATAGTACACACAAGAactcacactggtgaaaaacccttttcctgctcagtttgtggtcaagggttCACTCTAAAGCAAAACTTAatagtacacacaagaacccacattggtgaaaaacctttttcctgctcagtttgtggaaaaagatTTGTTAGTTCGGGAGACTTAAcaagacacacaagaacccatactggtgaaaaacctttttcttgcCCAGTTTGTGGTAAAGGTTTTGCTCAAATGCAAAACGTAAacgaacacacaagaacccacactggtgaaaaacctttttcctgcttagtttgtggtcaagggttCACTCGAAAGCAAAACATGCAAAGacacataagaacccacactggaatataa
- the LOC130907687 gene encoding gastrula zinc finger protein XlCGF17.1-like isoform X2, with product MSDLNVTQAHPPEHQESECIKKQEESPYIKDEQESVPIQGFGNYLDLEWQESPGVKEEVEHWHMKEEEPEHLRQQKREVQLPIKKEEVELPYVKEEDDITRSTGEPLKSEDGPTESSRETEAIGASSDRNGATSLSTYKDDGHKRSHSDDKLCKCSQCGKTFANNYTCRLHMRRHTGEKPFVCSVCGQKFTWKTSLIRHTRIHTGEKPISCSVCGKRFAWTADLTKHTSTHTGVKPFSCSVCGQGFNRKQNLIVHTRTHTGEKPFSCSVCGQGFTLKQNLIVHTRTHIGEKPFSCSVCGKRFVSSGDLTRHTRTHTGEKPFSCPVCGKGFAQMQNVNEHTRTHTGEKPFSCLVCGQGFTRKQNMQRHIRTHTGI from the exons atgtcag atCTAAATGTCACCCAAGCCCATCCTCCTGAGCACCAGGAGTCAGAATGCATTAAGAAGCAGGAGGAGTCACCATACATCAAGGATGAGCAAGAGTCCGTACCCATTCAAG gtttcGGCAACTATCTTGATCTTGAGTGGCAGGAGTCTCCTGGCGTTAAAGAGGAAGTCGAGCACTGGCATATGAAAGAGGAAGAGCCAGAGCACCTTCGACAGCAAAAGAGAGAAGTGCAACTTCCAATAAAAAAGGAGGAGGTAGAGCTGCCATACGTTAAAGAGGAGGACGATATCACCAGGTCgactggtgagcccttgaagagTGAAGATGGTCCGACTGAGTCCAGCAGGGAGACTGAGGCCATCGGAGCATCATCAGATAGAAATGGCGCCACGTCACTCTCAACTTACAAAGATGATGGTCATAAAAGATCTCACAGTGACGACAAACtctgcaaatgctctcagtgtgggaaaacctttgctaATAACTACACTTGTCGTCTGCATATGAGGaggcacactggcgaaaaaccttttgtctgctcagtttgtggtcaaaaattcacTTGGAAGACCAGCTTAATCAgacacacaagaatccacactggcgaaaaacctattTCCTGCTCTGTTTGTGGAAAACGATTTGCTTGGACGGCAGACTTAACTAAACACACAAGCACCCATACTGGtgtaaaacctttttcctgctcagtttgtggccaaGGGTTCAATCGAAAGCAAAACTTAATAGTACACACAAGAactcacactggtgaaaaacccttttcctgctcagtttgtggtcaagggttCACTCTAAAGCAAAACTTAatagtacacacaagaacccacattggtgaaaaacctttttcctgctcagtttgtggaaaaagatTTGTTAGTTCGGGAGACTTAAcaagacacacaagaacccatactggtgaaaaacctttttcttgcCCAGTTTGTGGTAAAGGTTTTGCTCAAATGCAAAACGTAAacgaacacacaagaacccacactggtgaaaaacctttttcctgcttagtttgtggtcaagggttCACTCGAAAGCAAAACATGCAAAGacacataagaacccacactggaatataa
- the LOC130907687 gene encoding gastrula zinc finger protein XlCGF17.1-like isoform X4, with amino-acid sequence MKEEEPEHLRQQKREVQLPIKKEEVELPYVKEEDDITRSTGEPLKSEDGPTESSRETEAIGASSDRNGATSLSTYKDDGHKRSHSDDKLCKCSQCGKTFANNYTCRLHMRRHTGEKPFVCSVCGQKFTWKTSLIRHTRIHTGEKPISCSVCGKRFAWTADLTKHTSTHTGVKPFSCSVCGQGFNRKQNLIVHTRTHTGEKPFSCSVCGQGFTLKQNLIVHTRTHIGEKPFSCSVCGKRFVSSGDLTRHTRTHTGEKPFSCPVCGKGFAQMQNVNEHTRTHTGEKPFSCLVCGQGFTRKQNMQRHIRTHTGI; translated from the coding sequence ATGAAAGAGGAAGAGCCAGAGCACCTTCGACAGCAAAAGAGAGAAGTGCAACTTCCAATAAAAAAGGAGGAGGTAGAGCTGCCATACGTTAAAGAGGAGGACGATATCACCAGGTCgactggtgagcccttgaagagTGAAGATGGTCCGACTGAGTCCAGCAGGGAGACTGAGGCCATCGGAGCATCATCAGATAGAAATGGCGCCACGTCACTCTCAACTTACAAAGATGATGGTCATAAAAGATCTCACAGTGACGACAAACtctgcaaatgctctcagtgtgggaaaacctttgctaATAACTACACTTGTCGTCTGCATATGAGGaggcacactggcgaaaaaccttttgtctgctcagtttgtggtcaaaaattcacTTGGAAGACCAGCTTAATCAgacacacaagaatccacactggcgaaaaacctattTCCTGCTCTGTTTGTGGAAAACGATTTGCTTGGACGGCAGACTTAACTAAACACACAAGCACCCATACTGGtgtaaaacctttttcctgctcagtttgtggccaaGGGTTCAATCGAAAGCAAAACTTAATAGTACACACAAGAactcacactggtgaaaaacccttttcctgctcagtttgtggtcaagggttCACTCTAAAGCAAAACTTAatagtacacacaagaacccacattggtgaaaaacctttttcctgctcagtttgtggaaaaagatTTGTTAGTTCGGGAGACTTAAcaagacacacaagaacccatactggtgaaaaacctttttcttgcCCAGTTTGTGGTAAAGGTTTTGCTCAAATGCAAAACGTAAacgaacacacaagaacccacactggtgaaaaacctttttcctgcttagtttgtggtcaagggttCACTCGAAAGCAAAACATGCAAAGacacataagaacccacactggaatataa